AGTTGGGCCGGAAAAAAGAGTCAAACTGCAGCCACGACCGATTGGGAAACAATTACTAGGgttggaatgaaatggaacaCCGCTTGACGGGGATTGACATTAGCAGGCATCAACACAATTTCAGCAAGGCATGcctgatatttgttttgattgaaaagaaaaaaccaCATGGCTAAATATTTGCGGAAGCTCAACCATTTGTTTTAGAcgtatttggccaaaaaaaaggcAGTGGTACCGATTATTGCGGTAAGAAATGTACactttttacttttcattttgaaaaaatatctatttCTACACCGTTatcaaacttgttttgaatATTGAGTAAATAAGTCAAAGAGACTTCCTCAATTTCTGATAAAAAAGGCGAATGGACCCGATGGACCGACCTCAAGACTCAGTGGGTTGGGCCAAATTGGAGGCCTGGGAGCTAATTTTAGAGCCAAGACCAGACTAATCAAAGGATATTGGTGATGATTTCCTTCTCAAAAGATCCCATTTGAAATGTCTGGAAAACAGATTATGGCTGGCAATTATTCCAGACATTGTGAGATAGTCCACCACAGCTGAGTTTTCTTAATGAGAAACACCGTATACCCAGTGCCCTTTCATGTTATCGTTTTCATTAGTTTTTAGAGCAATGAGTCCAAAGTTCTGTAATTAATCTAACATAAGTATTGATATCCACATTTAAAATGCCAATATTTGGCTCCAACTTTATTTTTCAAGCTTTAAGAGTTAGCCTAACTTTAATCTACGGTGTTTCGTTGTCCATTCTACGGTGTTTTCAGGAGAGTTAGGCTAGGTTCTCACAGGACTGCCATCCACCACTCACACCCGTCATTTTTTCGTCTATTTGACCGTCATTCTATAAAAATCCTCAGGTACTTCTATGTCTGCTTTGAGGGCTTAATCCAACTTCCAACGTCGTCAACGCAAAACTAGGCCCAATCCGGCCTAACAGCTCACTGGCACACAGAATGACCCCCAGAATATCCCCTTTTTGGTGCCAAACGCCTTCGGAAAATTTGGGGACACTGCGCGTAAGAGTTAGGCTAGGTTCTCACAGGACTGCCATCCACCACTCACACCCGTCATTTTTTCGTCTATTTGACCGTCATTCTATAAAAATCCTCAGGTACTTCTATGTCTGCTTTGAGGGCTTAATCCAACTTCCAACGTCGTCAACGCAAAACTAGGCCCAATCCGGCCTAACAGCTCACTGGCACACAGAATGACCCCCAGAATATCCCCTTTTTGGTGCCAAACGCCTTCGGAAAATTTGGGGACACTGCGCGTAACCGACGCCAAAACCTCCGAAGATTTTGTGTGGAGTCGGGTGGAGAAACCCCGTCCGGCTGTCCATCTACCCGCCACGCCCCACCACCCCACCCATCCAGCCTACCAGCCTGCCAGCATGGTCTACTTGGGCACCCCGGCCTCGGCCACCAACGGCACGGCCAACAAGAACTCGAACGGCACGCCCGCCCTGGCCTTGACCCCGGCCTcggccgccgccgccgcctcGGCTGCCGCGGCGGGTCATCTGTCGTCCACGGTGGACTTGTCCTCGCGGAGTCCGAGCCACAAAGACCAAGATTCGGCCTCGGACGATGAACGCGAAGGACGGATTCGCGTGGGCAAAGACTATCAGATCAACCCCACCAACTACATTCCAACGGAGGGTAATGGACGACAAACAGACATTTTCGAGGGGTTTAATCAGAACTAATTACCATCATTGGCCTGGGATGTTGCAGATCGGAAGATGGAACAATGTCCGGAAAGAGCGCTTTTGGTCTGGTCGCCTGCGCCTCAATTATCAGCCGGAAAATGTAAGATGATGTGCCCGGATATTGGTAATGCCAGTTTTAGTTTTACTGGCCCCACCTAAAAGCAGGACTGCCCATGAAATCATAGCGTGAAGCCGAACGGCATCAATGATATCTGGGCATGGCCCTAAGCATTGGATGTGATCGGAGTCATCAGGAGCTACAGGCCATTTTACATTATTGCTATTAGGAAAGATCCATTTAAGATATTAGATGATACCGATAAGGAGGGACTGAGATAGTTTTGGGGTCTATGGTTTTGGTCCGAGAATCTAGAGTGCTACCCTCTTCTAATTTTCCACGGCATGAAAACTGTTCAAGGCAATGTTAAGTGGCGGAATGTGGCTGACATGAAAGTTCCGGAGTTGCCATGGATGGCGTTGGGAAGAGACCTGATTAATCATCTGTCGTATTTTCCAGTGGATGAGTACATCCAAGTGGCCAAGGAGAAGTTCGGGTACAACGCCGAGCAAGCTTTGGGCATGTTGTTCTGGCACAAGCACGATTTGGACCGAGCTCTCCAGGATCTGGCCAATTTCACGCCCTTTCCCGACGAATGGTCCGTCGAGGACAAGGTCTTGTTCGAGCAGGCGTTCCAGTTCCACGGCAAATCGTTCCACCGGATCCGCCAAATGCTGCCCGACAAGACCATTGCCCAGTTAGTCAAGTACTACTACAGCTGGAAGAAGACGCGCACCCGCACCTCTCTCATGGATCGGCAGGCCCGCAAACTACAGGTCAACCGTGAATCGGCTGCGGCCGCCGCCACACCCGGAACAGACGAACCCGTGGCTGAATCCGACAACGACGAAGACAAAGAGGTAATTTGCCAGCCAAATGCCGTATCCATCGTCATTAACCCATGCCTGATCTTTTCGTCAACCACAGAGTCAGCAGAAACcgaaatgtttcaattgcGGCATTCTTTGTCACGTCACTCATCCGACGCCGAAAGGTCAAATGTGCGGCACCTGTCATCAGTACTACACTCGCACCGGCAAAGTCAGGCCCACGACGGGTCCGATCCGGAAGGATGGGACCaaatccaagcactccttgttcaagaacagcaacaaacCGCCTAAAGGCATGTACGTGAACCACGACGACCTCGTGGCCTTGGCCACTGGGCCTCATCCTCAAGGCGAGGCCCTGTTGAAGTCCATGGACCGAGAAATCGTCTCCTACAAACGAAACGTAAGTTCATcgtttttgatccaaaaatgcGAAATGCGAAAATTCCATCCAACTTAATATGTCCATGGACACTTTTGTCGAGGACAAACCCGTTTGAGGCGGCAATACCTGTTTCTCTATGTAATGTGTGCAACGGAATACTACTCTCTCGCTTTAGGTGCAAAACAACAAGCAGAATTTGTCGGTCTTGCAAAGCCGCTCTCGTGGTTACGATGTGGCCCCGTATAGGATACCATCGAAAACGAAGGCTCCTGGTGACGATGCCGCCAGCTCTCCCACTGATACCGCTTCCACCGCCAACAACGATGCGCCCATATCACCCACTAGCACCATCAATGCCAAATGGACGAATGACGAGCTGAACCTGGGTGTACAAGGTAGAGCTCGTTTAGATGCTAATCTTTAGTGGTGTAATCATTTTAAATTCATCTGGACGGGCAACGTCCAAGAAAGACCCCCGTTTACTTTTAAGCGGAacgttttcctttttcaagctTCATTTCTCGTCGTTTGAATCAACAAGTATTGAACGTTAGGGAATCTGTTTGGATTTGATGTCTGCGTTCTAGCAATATCCAAGATAGATGTTAACAAACGTTGAAACAAATCAGTTGCCCATCAGTTAGTCGATTATGGCATACAAATTCCTTGTCCATTCCCTTTCGTGAATTATTCTGAAAGTTTTCGTTGCCAAACATTGGCTTCTATAGTCACTTCTTTTGATGACTTTCTTTTGTTAAAAGCTAGGAAATATGCAGTTCATTTCAGGCCGGATATTGCTCTTCTTCGAATGAGCTCAATTGAAAGCCCAATATAGGACTAGATACGTAATTTAGCCTGGTAGCTTCCTTTCAAAAGAGAATTAGCAGAACGTAGAAACCCACCTGAGCAACTACCTTTACGTTGTTCGTTTTCCTCCGCTTCTAGGCATTCGCACCTTGGGCAAGAATTTAAAAGTGATTGCCGAAATCATCGGAACGAAAACCGAGTCTCACGTTCGGAGCTTCTTTGTGAACTACCGGCGACGTTACAATCTGGATGCCGCCCTCAAGGAGTATGAAGCCGTTAATGGCCCTTCGCCAGCGGATGAGGATGATAGCAACAGCAATAACTCGAGCGGTTCCAAAACCGCGGACCGGGAAACCAAGGAAAGCGCCTCAGATGCTAAAACCAATGGATTGGCGGTCAATTCGGCCACTGTTAATCCATCGGCTACACCTGCCACCTCTAATTAGTTGTTTGATTTCATCGCCAAGCGGGTGTTCCGGAGTGTATCTTTGGTAAACATATACACAAGTATAAAAAACATACGCAGATTAGTTGGAAGGCTCCGAACACCAAATTAGCCCTCTTCATTTGTCACGCCGAATATTTTTGGAATCGAAAGTACTCGTACTTGAAGAGAAGATACCATTGTATTCTACTTTGTCtaacaagaaataaaataaacatCAAAGTTGAATAAGAATGTTTGGATGAACGAAAAGATTAATGATATTTATCCATTATCGCCTTTTATGAAAAAAGGGCAATTCCGGACAGGGTGGacaagaaaattcaaaattgcaaacTTGTGCCACATGATAAGATTTAGGGATGGGtgaaaggtaagaaaaaaacgccaaaaaggTAGCACAAAAAGCTACAAGCACTACAAAAGGTAGCCGAACTTAGGCCATTTATTTAAACAAAACATGGTTGTGGCCAGTGCTAGTCGTGACAATGAGTTCAGCTAAAGAAAACTGAAATACGCAAGCAAACGGCAAACTTTCCATTAGGTGAAAATAAAGGCTTTCAACAAGCCGCcaaattgaaatagatgacaaaaaacaaatttgtacAGTGCAGGTTGGCTAGGCATGTTGTTCACATTGGTTTGCTCCATAGAGTGACCCGAATTAGAGACACATTTAATGAAATTAAATATGGGGACGCTAGAGTTGGAGCGAGTTCTGACTAGTTTTAAACTTGTTGATAAAACTCACTCAACTAAGCAGGTGTTAGTGTCCCAAAATACTACTAATTAtgaaaggcttttgaaaacattcaagAGCAAGTTCTCATAAACTGACCTCGAAAAATAGTTCAAACCTGAAAATGAGTCTAGAGtttatttgcctttttatcccaaaaatattttgcgcctaatttctcattttaattttgtttaaccaatttttttttaaagtttggtATAACTTGTGTAACTTCTTTTCTCTATTCTTATGACATTTTGTTTCCAGATTTTGTTTCTCTGTTTTAGAACATACATTGGacaatcaaaatattcttttccgttttgttccttttctcgTAATAAGTCAAAATTAAGTTGTCGTTTATCCGCACCCTGAGTCTCACTACCTGAAAGATTAACATCCATGAGGAACATGCTGTAGTTCCGAGGGCTTTTAGGATCCTCCAAACAAttcgagaatctaggctagttcgaacaatgaagtccacttctcttctttctcgggctccttcattgtttaatcaACTTCCCtgtaatattcgtagggaatacctACGTAGGCCTTGgtgatccggttgcatctttcaagtcagactttgacaaatttttagatagcattccagatcaaccctacattcaaggattagctcggtctgccaactcaaattcgatgGTAGACCAaaaatcatataaaaattgaaaggtaataaatagacgaattataacctttcattttaatagtactagggatcacattccctgtagtggctcgaaaagcccgtgaaaaaccaaaccaaaaaataaaaaataaaaatttgtTGTTGCACCATTACTGCATTTGTTGCTCTCAGCTGGGCCTTCAGTTTCATTGACTAAACTGCTACCTATCTATAATAGATATGACAGCCTGATGAAACGTTTCTTTTAACCTGTATTTGAGACATGCTTGCCAAAGTTTGTCATCCCAGGCATTATCAAAAAACAAAGGTGTTCCGTTTGCGGAATGGAGtttgaaaactcaaaacaagAGCATTCTGGCAGTCTCCAAGTTTTATCATGTCGAGGAAGCATTGCTCAGAGCTCTTGATCATATTCGGGTGAACTACCAACCATCGAAATAAACAAACCTTCGTTATCACTGAGCGGAAATAAGTAGAGAAGTCCATGTTTTGGTGCTTCGAATTAGAGAAGCAATTTAAGACATGACACATTGCAAGCATTTTAGGTTCCTCGATAGTGTTTATTCCTTGAATTTTGAGCCACAAAACCCCTTTATCCCATATCCAGTAATGTACCATTTACTAATTGCTCACTTACTCCTCAATCCACATTCACCTTTAATCTTTGCATCATCTAACTTGTGATAATGGTCCTTTCAGGGTGAAGGTTAGAGCTTTAGTGAAATGAAGATACATGCACTTTAATCAAAGCAACGCGGGAAGATCACGACAACActtattgaaaaaaaccttcattTGAGCGTTTGAGTTCAAACTTCTCTTTTCTCGTTTATTCGGTTTGATTCGTCCGCCGCTGAGCGACTTCCTGTCCACTAAGTAAGTACCTCCCGATGAAAAACTCTAATTGTGTCAAACAAGCGAAACAAATTTGGTCTAAGATGATCCTGTTCAAAGTCAAGTCAGTCCGAGGTGCATTTGCAAAGCGAGTTCAAGTTTGCATATATTCCTTTGGATACACAGTGGTGTGTTTGATAGGATTGAGAACAGAAATCTACCCCAATATCCTATCCAGCCCAAGCAAAATTCAGTGGACAAAAGCACCCTTAAAAGTAACATGGACTAGGAAGAATCAGGAAAATACAATCATAACTGTGTGCAAAATTATCTTTGTTCTAACATAGACATATCATGATAAACAAAGAGTTGTagctcttcaaaagcttttatcTGGCACTCCACATGTGCTTCACTCCCAATTTGTCAACTCAATTAAAGGACCAACTCCTGAGCAGTGACATTTTGGTATGAAAAGACCTTGATTCAGAATAATTGACACCAAGAAAGCAAACTCGCTTTTCCGATTGCCGGGATTCAGCATGGGGTTATGCCGACAAAATCTTATCTCTCGGGTATTTCTGTTGGCTTTGAAGAGGTGTACCATCAGACTTGATTGGTGTATTTAGGTGCTcactaaaaaaatgaagcaattaattttctttgcattccattcaaaactttATTTCCGAGTCGGCTCAACTGGAAGGTAAAAAATTAGATATTATTTTCCCTTGCATTGGAAGACAATCTCAAGAAAAGAGGTGACATTTCTGATAAGTATGCACCTTATTTACGTCAATCAAGTTTTTACTTATTTCAGCTGTTTCTGGTGGGTTGCGGGGTAGTTCCGGGACGAGTCCGGATAAGAGATTTTAACTCGagtttccaaaaaaaggaagatcGGAGGTCTTTTTAAAGGGCCTCTAATGAAGCCTTCTCAAAATTCTTCTTGGGATTCCTTTACACTAGGCTTTTATTTTCTATTCATTCATCAATACAGGTTAGTTTGATTTGTACTTTAGGTTTAAACTACTTTTGTTTAACCTAAAGCACATAACTAATGGCGTATTTTTGAAACAAGCTAATTTCAGCAACTACCTAGAAAGATTGACTTGAACCTAGCTGTCAAATTTCctggttgtttttttgttggcaAACCAGATTACAGGGCTGCCACAAAGTACGCCGGCACttagaaatacaaatagttCTAAAACCATATGAGAGacattcatcaaacttttttatgatgATGTTTGAACTATCATAAACCTTAATTATTAGTAAAATTATACATTTGGCCTCCTTTTGCACGAacaatttgactgatacgttttgaaactccattcactgtggCACGCTAGGCTGCCACAAAGTACGCCGGCAATTAGAAATacaaataactcaaaaaaaaaaaatttgatgCATGCATCAAACTTTTTGTGGTGATGTTAGAACTGCCATTAACCTTTCTTGTTTgtaaatgttttcatttgaccTCCTTTTGCACGGACAATTTGTctgatacgttttgaaacttCCATTCACTGTGGCAACCACAGCTTTAATGGTGATATTTCCCAGGCAGCCTTTATTCCTCTTTCGAGTGCCTCCACatttttatatgatctttAGGAGcgcttttccttcaaaaatttGAGGCCAATCCAACTTGCCAATTTGAGCCACGGTGGGTTTACAAGTACTGAAACTTATCGCCGGCGAACTTTGTAGCAACCCTTTATATCAAGCAAAACGACCCATGTGACTTTTCTGCCGAGAATTCgtgaaaaaatgaaccaaatgatATGAAAGGAGTTTGCCGACTTTTGTTGGTTCTCGGGATTGATAACATTCCCACGTTCAGAAAACTGTGGGCTGCCATTTTTGTCTAACCATTTTGTACTCGCTCTCATTGCAGATAAAGGTGGTATTCCCGCACACCAAACTTGCATAGGTTTGTCTACTAAGCTGTTCAGGTAGGTTCATGGAAATTCCAGTTATCGATTTTTTCAAGAATAAATCCCACTCCCCATTACCTTAGCCAATATATTTGGAGAGCATTCAGTTTGAAAGCCAATCCTAAAGCGTTCACTTGTTGAAAACCTGACTGATACATAGactgaaaaaacaaatcaattgatCGACCATGAATTCCGCAGTTCTCGGTTGCTTTGCTCTGGCCCTGCTTCAAATATGCCAAGCCCAAGATGTGGAAATTGTGGCGAAAGCCCCATCCAATCTCATCAATTGCGGTTGTCAATGCGATCCTTATACTTGGAGAGATTCTTATGGCAACGTCCAAGGCAATTGTCGAACGTAAGATATTATCTTTTATACAATTGTTTTTTGTGCATATTCCCGTCTTTTTGCCCTCCCTACGTGCAGTGCATCTTGCATCTACATAGGTATATCTTCTTAGTACTTAAAAGGTTCAGTAACAAATGAAAGGAAAGGGGCTTTTGaactcaaaataaaataaaaatgggtTGTTTTTGTCTACATTCATTTCTAAGAACGTTGTTGATCAAAGAGTttaagaaaaagacaaatagggttaaaaaatatcaatatctAAACTGTTTCCAAAGGAACGGGAATGCACTTCATTACCTCGTCAATAAGTAAACGTCAATTTTATAACTTCATCACTCCGAATCAAGCAAAGAAGGGTAGAATATTCCAGCAAATTTTATACTCCCTTTGCCATAATATCATTAGGCACAGACTTCATGTCAAAGTAATAAATGACAATTAACGTCACACTCGAACTTTTCAAATCCAGTGTCAATGTGTCAAGTTACGCCATCGAGTCAGATTAAGATCAGAACCAGATGAAAGAAGCACATCTCCGTCCAATTCGCCAAGTACGACATCACTTGCATAACTACATACAAGTTTtggccatctttttttttctttctccatcGCTCCTAAttcaaaccatgaatgaaCATTTGAACAACTTGTAGACGTGTTCACAACCATTTTTCAGCAATATATATTGCAATTCCAAATTTACTCTTACAGACCAGATGGCACAAAA
This Tigriopus californicus strain San Diego chromosome 7, Tcal_SD_v2.1, whole genome shotgun sequence DNA region includes the following protein-coding sequences:
- the LOC131884174 gene encoding REST corepressor 1-like encodes the protein MTPRISPFWCQTPSENLGTLRVTDAKTSEDFVWSRVEKPRPAVHLPATPHHPTHPAYQPASMVYLGTPASATNGTANKNSNGTPALALTPASAAAAASAAAAGHLSSTVDLSSRSPSHKDQDSASDDEREGRIRVGKDYQINPTNYIPTEDRKMEQCPERALLVWSPAPQLSAGKLDEYIQVAKEKFGYNAEQALGMLFWHKHDLDRALQDLANFTPFPDEWSVEDKVLFEQAFQFHGKSFHRIRQMLPDKTIAQLVKYYYSWKKTRTRTSLMDRQARKLQVNRESAAAAATPGTDEPVAESDNDEDKESQQKPKCFNCGILCHVTHPTPKGQMCGTCHQYYTRTGKVRPTTGPIRKDGTKSKHSLFKNSNKPPKGMYVNHDDLVALATGPHPQGEALLKSMDREIVSYKRNVQNNKQNLSVLQSRSRGYDVAPYRIPSKTKAPGDDAASSPTDTASTANNDAPISPTSTINAKWTNDELNLGVQGIRTLGKNLKVIAEIIGTKTESHVRSFFVNYRRRYNLDAALKEYEAVNGPSPADEDDSNSNNSSGSKTADRETKESASDAKTNGLAVNSATVNPSATPATSN